Proteins found in one Alkalibacter saccharofermentans DSM 14828 genomic segment:
- the pstB gene encoding phosphate ABC transporter ATP-binding protein PstB: MTNAISNNDDIVYDVRNLNLWYGDDQALKNINLEIEKNKVTAIIGPSGCGKSTFIKTMNRMIENIPIVRTTGEILYHGQNIFDKSVRVEELRTKVGMVFQKPNPFPKSIFENVVYGPRIHGIKDKALLMEIAETSLKSAALWDEVKDRLSDNAYGLSGGQQQRLCIARCLAVQPDVILMDEPTSALDPIATFKIEELIDSLKRDYTISIVTHSMQQAARISDKTAFFLMGELIEFDRTSVIFANPADKRTEDYITGRFG, encoded by the coding sequence TTGACTAATGCTATAAGCAACAATGACGATATAGTATACGATGTAAGAAACCTCAATTTATGGTACGGAGATGACCAGGCTCTCAAAAACATAAACTTGGAAATAGAAAAGAATAAAGTCACTGCTATAATAGGACCTTCGGGATGTGGAAAGTCAACATTTATTAAGACCATGAACAGGATGATAGAAAACATACCTATTGTAAGGACCACGGGTGAAATACTCTATCACGGTCAAAATATCTTTGACAAATCAGTTAGGGTAGAAGAATTGAGAACTAAAGTAGGCATGGTATTTCAGAAGCCGAATCCTTTTCCGAAATCGATATTTGAAAACGTGGTATACGGACCAAGAATTCATGGAATAAAAGACAAGGCCCTTTTGATGGAAATCGCTGAGACAAGCCTCAAGAGCGCGGCTCTGTGGGATGAAGTCAAAGACAGGCTAAGCGACAATGCTTACGGCCTTTCAGGAGGTCAGCAACAGAGGCTATGCATCGCAAGGTGCCTAGCAGTTCAACCTGATGTAATACTCATGGATGAGCCCACATCAGCTTTAGATCCCATAGCCACCTTTAAAATCGAGGAGCTAATAGACAGCCTCAAAAGGGATTATACAATAAGCATAGTAACTCATAGCATGCAGCAGGCGGCCAGAATTTCCGACAAGACGGCGTTTTTCCTGATGGGAGAGCTTATCGAATTTGATAGGACATCGGTTATCTTTGCAAATCCTGCTGATAAAAGGACCGAAGACTATATCACAGGAAGATTCGGTTGA
- the phoU gene encoding phosphate signaling complex protein PhoU has translation MRDMMIEKTEEIHRKIREMSELSSKSIEMAMMAFISQNEKMANDVIMKDKVINAYEQEIENLCVTFAATQSPVASDLRRFMTVLRVVVDLERIGDYSCNIAQIVMDLGKYGLIKPIEDLKIMESRVKEMLDDSLKAYFNQDVELAFATAEKDEVIDQLYEKIYRELLSYIKKVDDEEDQIIGLVFVGRYLERIADHATNICERLIYMETGNSVKF, from the coding sequence ATGAGAGATATGATGATTGAAAAAACAGAAGAGATACATCGAAAAATTCGTGAAATGAGCGAATTGTCATCTAAAAGCATCGAAATGGCGATGATGGCGTTTATAAGCCAAAATGAAAAGATGGCTAATGATGTTATAATGAAGGACAAGGTAATAAACGCTTATGAACAGGAGATTGAAAATCTTTGCGTTACATTTGCTGCGACTCAAAGTCCTGTCGCATCGGATCTTAGAAGATTTATGACGGTTCTTAGGGTGGTCGTGGATTTGGAACGGATAGGGGATTATAGCTGCAACATAGCGCAGATAGTAATGGATTTGGGCAAATACGGCCTTATAAAACCAATAGAGGACCTGAAAATAATGGAGAGCAGGGTAAAGGAAATGTTGGATGATTCCTTAAAGGCCTACTTCAATCAGGATGTGGAGCTTGCCTTTGCTACAGCTGAAAAAGACGAAGTAATAGATCAGTTGTATGAAAAAATATATAGAGAGCTGCTATCGTATATTAAAAAAGTCGACGACGAAGAAGACCAGATTATAGGTCTGGTATTCGTAGGAAGATATCTGGAGAGAATAGCAGATCATGCCACCAACATATGCGAAAGGCTAATTTATATGGAAACAGGAAATAGTGTTAAATTTTAA
- a CDS encoding Na+/H+ antiporter subunit E, with the protein MKRKANYIIMILVFTAMWVILNEKAGPLQIVSGMGFSVTSIFFVNYYLLDDSYIDSYFLNPVSLIKYLIYLVFQIYKSGISAILKISKGESSVKIVKYESGLENDLAVCLLANAITLTPGTVTIDKSKNQLSVLCFEDDDGFSGEKGGKASEQFEKILREI; encoded by the coding sequence ATGAAACGAAAGGCAAACTATATCATAATGATACTTGTATTTACGGCCATGTGGGTGATACTCAACGAGAAGGCTGGGCCTTTGCAGATTGTTTCTGGCATGGGGTTTTCTGTCACGTCCATATTTTTCGTAAACTACTACCTGTTAGATGATAGCTACATCGATTCTTATTTCTTAAATCCTGTCTCTCTGATTAAATATCTTATATATCTTGTCTTTCAAATTTACAAATCAGGCATCTCGGCCATCCTTAAAATTTCCAAAGGAGAAAGCTCTGTAAAAATTGTCAAGTACGAATCAGGGCTTGAAAACGATTTGGCAGTGTGTCTTTTGGCAAATGCGATAACCTTGACTCCGGGAACGGTTACCATAGATAAGTCAAAAAATCAGCTGAGCGTTTTATGTTTTGAAGATGATGATGGGTTCAGCGGTGAAAAAGGCGGAAAAGCCTCTGAGCAGTTTGAAAAAATTCTAAGGGAGATATGA
- a CDS encoding monovalent cation/H+ antiporter complex subunit F: MSFLDAVLIVVSVYAALVLIRVVIGPTIWDRLLGLNMISSKIIMSIIILSVVTDRSFLLDIALVYSFLGFIGTVLIARFVETRGEI, translated from the coding sequence ATGAGCTTTCTAGATGCAGTTTTAATCGTGGTTTCTGTTTATGCGGCGCTGGTTTTAATAAGAGTGGTCATAGGACCGACTATTTGGGACAGGCTACTTGGACTAAATATGATTTCTTCAAAAATAATAATGTCCATCATCATACTTTCGGTAGTTACAGACAGATCTTTTCTTTTGGACATCGCATTGGTCTATTCGTTTTTAGGTTTTATAGGAACCGTGCTCATAGCCAGATTTGTAGAGACGCGAGGTGAGATATGA
- the mnhG gene encoding monovalent cation/H(+) antiporter subunit G, whose protein sequence is MIMETISNALIVLSLLFMFFGVYGIFRFTDFYSRILISSKVETVGFLTLMAGIMLKSGFGYSTLKIMLICLVVIFTNPLSTHAVARSALVSGYKISEENEG, encoded by the coding sequence ATGATCATGGAGACTATATCTAATGCTTTAATAGTGTTGTCCTTGCTTTTTATGTTTTTCGGCGTTTACGGAATATTTAGGTTCACAGATTTTTATTCAAGGATCTTGATCTCCTCAAAAGTTGAGACGGTGGGCTTTTTAACGCTTATGGCGGGAATCATGCTGAAAAGCGGCTTTGGTTATTCCACGTTGAAAATCATGTTGATCTGCCTTGTGGTTATTTTTACGAATCCTTTGTCTACACATGCGGTGGCGAGGTCTGCACTGGTAAGCGGATATAAAATCAGCGAGGAGAATGAGGGATGA
- a CDS encoding Na(+)/H(+) antiporter subunit B, with amino-acid sequence MIEKIFLVLMVILAVITLNTVKLRRAVIYLGIFSLVSSFVYLLYGAPDVAIAEAVIGSALSTVLYLVALKKYQVFTIYYTNENYNEIHDGYIIKGRAQILKDVERFFLKREMEPQIIYTTENCEHVLDTKNFDLLIHQDYDTVIMFGCREDYHVDAMEDYVVKNPYENLTVEFVRFEAGDQIDS; translated from the coding sequence ATGATAGAAAAAATATTTTTGGTTTTAATGGTGATTTTGGCTGTTATCACCCTCAATACAGTGAAGTTGAGACGGGCAGTCATATACTTGGGTATTTTCTCATTGGTAAGCTCCTTTGTCTATCTATTATACGGAGCGCCTGACGTTGCCATAGCCGAAGCTGTAATAGGAAGTGCCCTGTCCACGGTTTTATATTTGGTGGCTTTGAAGAAATATCAAGTATTTACAATTTACTATACCAACGAAAATTACAATGAAATACACGATGGATATATAATCAAAGGGAGAGCGCAGATTCTAAAAGATGTAGAGCGCTTTTTTCTTAAGAGGGAGATGGAGCCTCAAATAATTTATACCACAGAAAATTGCGAACATGTTTTGGATACCAAAAATTTTGATCTTCTCATACATCAAGATTACGATACAGTTATTATGTTTGGGTGCAGAGAAGATTACCATGTGGATGCGATGGAGGATTACGTTGTGAAAAATCCCTATGAAAATTTGACGGTCGAATTTGTCCGTTTCGAAGCAGGTGATCAAATTGATTCGTAA
- a CDS encoding MnhB domain-containing protein translates to MKNNSEIIARMTGFLFPFIIMFGFYIILNGHITPGGGFQGGAVLASVFISRYLVSPDEGIRIKSLQSAEKALFFCIVMIPVLFLFTNNYKTYELANQFYLVSMNMLIGLKVCSGLTIIFFRFVFYEGGQ, encoded by the coding sequence ATGAAAAATAATTCAGAAATAATAGCCAGGATGACTGGGTTTTTATTCCCATTCATAATCATGTTCGGTTTTTATATAATATTAAACGGCCACATTACTCCAGGAGGAGGTTTTCAAGGCGGTGCAGTTCTCGCTTCTGTATTTATCAGCAGGTACTTGGTTTCGCCGGATGAGGGGATAAGGATAAAATCACTTCAGTCGGCTGAGAAGGCGCTGTTTTTCTGCATAGTGATGATACCGGTTTTGTTTTTGTTTACTAATAATTACAAAACCTATGAGCTGGCAAATCAGTTTTATTTAGTATCGATGAATATGTTGATCGGATTGAAGGTCTGTAGCGGACTTACGATAATATTTTTTAGATTTGTTTTTTACGAAGGTGGTCAGTAA
- a CDS encoding sodium:proton antiporter yields the protein MEFINGENISIVLFFVGVYGLIARRNIVKSIISLGILQVAIILYFISANSEAGIVPPIGDLSSAAAVADPLPQALMITDIVIGMGVTAASLTMFIHMYHRYGSTNWLKVKRKRMK from the coding sequence ATGGAGTTCATTAATGGAGAAAACATCAGCATAGTCTTGTTTTTTGTTGGAGTATACGGACTTATTGCTAGAAGAAACATAGTAAAGTCAATAATATCATTGGGGATTTTGCAGGTTGCCATAATACTTTATTTTATATCTGCAAATTCTGAAGCGGGAATCGTGCCTCCCATCGGAGATCTGTCATCAGCCGCTGCAGTAGCAGACCCCTTGCCACAGGCACTGATGATTACGGATATAGTCATTGGCATGGGTGTAACAGCTGCCAGCTTGACGATGTTCATCCATATGTACCACAGATACGGCTCTACAAACTGGTTGAAAGTTAAAAGAAAAAGGATGAAATAA
- a CDS encoding complex I subunit 5 family protein, with protein MINYIWLVMLPILVGIPLLLIKFNTAKKIIIIFQGFMVAASVFNFLYIKENGEVIQNVANWPNYIGVALRADLLAGSMVMLTTIIFMSMILFNTKKDFSDNMFLFLFTALEGLIIGIFLSNDLFNIFVLIEVATVIISILIMYKRDSRSIYDGILYLMINVVAMAFFLFGVGMVYKTVGVIDLYGIKEKVALLSGPESMILPYTFMITAISLKAALMPLFSWLPKAHGTPSAPSIISAVLSGLYVKNGIYLFIRIQDVFASQIDTSALFVYMGLFTAVIGFLLAVVQDDIKLILAYSTVSQIGLIMMAVNLGDERAYWGGLYHVFNHAVFKSTLFLSAGVIVDHYKTRDACKIRGVYEQMPAISTVTIFAILGIIGAPFFNGSVSKYLISFGLTEFIGELGILIVNLGTVTIFVRFTEIFFGKSDLKKPSVDIYSTGVIVFLGILCFLGGIFGQVIISFLFNVSFDVEFAFYIQKTASFIATLFLGYGLYYGFIKKINIAKFLQKHELTFNGVCTTIAIFFIFTLAYVRITH; from the coding sequence ATGATTAACTACATTTGGTTGGTGATGCTGCCGATATTGGTGGGCATTCCTTTGCTTTTAATAAAATTTAATACGGCAAAAAAAATCATAATTATTTTCCAGGGATTTATGGTTGCAGCCTCAGTCTTTAATTTTCTTTACATCAAGGAAAACGGAGAGGTGATTCAAAATGTTGCAAATTGGCCGAATTACATCGGAGTGGCTTTAAGGGCGGACCTTTTGGCTGGATCGATGGTGATGTTGACGACCATAATATTCATGTCCATGATACTGTTCAATACTAAAAAGGATTTTTCAGACAATATGTTTCTGTTTCTCTTCACAGCGTTGGAAGGACTTATAATTGGAATCTTTCTTTCAAATGATCTATTCAATATTTTTGTGCTGATTGAGGTGGCAACAGTTATAATAAGTATCTTGATCATGTACAAAAGAGATTCTAGGTCGATATACGACGGAATTTTGTATCTAATGATAAATGTAGTGGCAATGGCGTTTTTTCTCTTTGGAGTTGGAATGGTTTATAAGACTGTCGGGGTTATAGACTTGTATGGGATTAAGGAGAAGGTCGCTCTGCTTTCTGGACCGGAGTCCATGATTCTCCCATATACTTTTATGATAACAGCAATAAGCCTGAAGGCCGCGCTGATGCCTCTTTTCAGCTGGCTTCCCAAAGCCCACGGAACGCCTAGCGCGCCATCGATTATTTCTGCTGTTTTATCCGGGCTTTATGTAAAAAATGGGATATATCTTTTCATTAGGATTCAAGATGTTTTTGCGAGCCAGATTGATACCTCAGCGTTGTTTGTATATATGGGTCTATTTACAGCGGTCATAGGTTTCTTGCTGGCAGTTGTTCAGGACGATATAAAACTCATATTGGCATACAGCACGGTCTCCCAAATCGGATTGATAATGATGGCTGTCAATCTGGGTGACGAAAGAGCGTATTGGGGTGGGCTTTATCATGTATTTAACCATGCTGTCTTCAAATCCACGCTTTTTCTCTCGGCAGGGGTAATCGTGGACCATTACAAGACGAGGGATGCATGCAAGATTCGTGGAGTCTACGAGCAGATGCCTGCCATTTCCACAGTCACGATTTTTGCTATACTTGGAATAATAGGAGCACCTTTTTTCAATGGCAGCGTATCAAAATATTTGATATCATTTGGATTGACGGAGTTTATCGGCGAATTGGGCATTTTGATTGTCAACTTGGGCACGGTTACCATATTCGTAAGGTTCACCGAAATATTTTTTGGAAAGTCAGATTTAAAAAAACCATCCGTGGACATTTATTCTACAGGGGTTATAGTTTTTTTAGGGATTCTTTGCTTCCTGGGAGGAATATTTGGACAAGTAATAATATCTTTTCTGTTCAATGTATCCTTTGATGTAGAATTCGCATTCTATATTCAAAAGACAGCAAGCTTCATTGCGACCCTATTTCTTGGGTATGGTCTTTACTACGGATTCATCAAAAAAATCAATATAGCGAAATTTTTGCAAAAACACGAACTCACTTTTAACGGCGTGTGCACTACAATAGCAATATTTTTTATTTTCACATTGGCTTATGTCAGGATTACTCATTAG
- a CDS encoding complex I subunit 5 family protein, with amino-acid sequence MVDLYWLILLPIIVGSFSIMLSQKIARKVMVLLQILMVALSFLSFYHVRTSGPVVQNIGGWTDYIGITLRADILASAMVLLTAGMFLGMVLFNLRKNYADNLYLFLFMALEGLIIGIFLSNDLFNIFVLIEVSTVVISILIMYKKDSGSIYDGILYLLINIVGMSFFLFGLGMLYKKVGVIDLYGIERIVSTLENPRIVILPYALIITAVSLKSALMPLFSWLPKAHGTPSAPSVISAILSGLYVKNGVYLFIRIQSAFATVVDTTDFFLLMGFITAVVGFVLALAQHDIKLILAYHTVSQIGLIMMGINMKGTHTYWGGIYHIMNHAVFKSTLFLTAGMITDDYKTRNIYKISGVMKRMPAVGYATLFAVMGITGAPLFNGSISKYLISYGAKGSWVEYALILVNLGTILSFVKYSQILFGKSPKPGRSDCDSLRKAVVLTMGAMCFVGGIFGRWIVMFMFDVTFEVDPLSYWIKILIFILSFLAGALIYFGVLKKNNFFTIVNTFELGFNGVCLSIAMFFTVVLGYVAIIM; translated from the coding sequence ATGGTGGATCTGTACTGGTTGATTCTGCTTCCGATAATCGTAGGGAGCTTTTCTATAATGCTATCTCAAAAGATTGCAAGGAAAGTAATGGTTTTGCTGCAAATATTAATGGTTGCATTATCTTTTTTAAGCTTCTACCACGTGCGCACCAGTGGACCTGTAGTACAGAACATAGGCGGATGGACTGATTATATCGGCATTACCTTAAGGGCGGATATCCTGGCTTCTGCGATGGTGTTGCTCACCGCAGGCATGTTTTTAGGCATGGTACTGTTTAATCTTAGGAAAAATTACGCAGACAACCTGTATCTATTTCTATTTATGGCACTGGAAGGCCTCATTATAGGAATATTTCTTTCAAATGATCTTTTTAATATTTTTGTTCTTATTGAAGTGTCAACAGTTGTGATTAGTATATTGATAATGTATAAAAAAGACAGCGGGTCCATATACGACGGAATATTATACCTTCTCATCAATATAGTGGGCATGTCGTTTTTCTTGTTCGGTTTGGGTATGTTGTATAAAAAGGTGGGCGTAATTGATTTATATGGGATAGAAAGAATAGTATCAACCTTGGAAAATCCCAGAATCGTAATACTTCCTTATGCTCTGATAATAACCGCTGTGAGCTTAAAGTCGGCTTTGATGCCTCTGTTTAGTTGGCTGCCTAAAGCACATGGAACGCCCAGTGCTCCGTCAGTGATATCAGCAATACTTTCAGGACTCTACGTTAAAAATGGAGTCTATTTATTCATAAGGATACAGAGCGCGTTTGCTACGGTTGTGGATACTACAGATTTCTTCCTTTTAATGGGGTTCATAACCGCTGTAGTGGGTTTTGTGCTGGCGCTTGCCCAACATGATATCAAGCTGATTTTGGCTTATCATACAGTATCACAGATTGGGTTGATCATGATGGGGATAAATATGAAGGGTACCCATACATATTGGGGTGGCATATACCATATCATGAATCACGCTGTGTTCAAATCTACGCTCTTTTTGACTGCGGGGATGATTACAGATGATTATAAGACGAGAAATATCTACAAAATTAGTGGGGTCATGAAGCGTATGCCTGCGGTAGGATATGCCACTTTATTTGCAGTGATGGGCATTACTGGCGCACCGCTTTTTAACGGCAGCATTTCAAAATACCTTATTTCATATGGAGCAAAAGGGAGCTGGGTGGAGTATGCCTTAATACTGGTAAACCTTGGAACGATACTATCCTTTGTGAAATACTCTCAGATTTTATTCGGAAAATCCCCCAAACCCGGCAGGTCCGACTGCGATAGCCTGAGAAAGGCGGTAGTGCTTACTATGGGAGCCATGTGCTTTGTTGGAGGGATTTTTGGAAGATGGATTGTCATGTTCATGTTTGATGTGACATTTGAAGTAGACCCGCTGTCATATTGGATAAAGATTTTGATATTTATACTGTCTTTTCTGGCAGGAGCATTGATTTATTTTGGAGTGTTGAAAAAAAACAATTTCTTCACTATAGTAAACACTTTTGAGCTGGGTTTCAACGGAGTCTGCCTATCAATAGCGATGTTCTTTACTGTAGTGTTGGGATACGTTGCGATTATTATGTAG
- a CDS encoding KamA family radical SAM protein, with amino-acid sequence MTIEDYNICDEQDRFIKLEKSIKAYEMAKGSIKTGIEDFEIVEAQKQKILKKLRGTEEDWKDYKWQLNSRFDSVEDISDILNLTDDEKEKMKVVGDKFRFAISPYYMSVINPNDPNCPVRKQSIPCGEELDESGVLDPMDEAGWSPEELVTRRYPDRLIIKVTNMCGMYCRFCQRRRMIGEHDVNAPKDKIKKAIDYVRNHPEVRDVLVTGGDSFMLSDSMIDWLLSELRSIEHVEIIRFGTRTPVTLPQRITPELVEILKKYHPIYVNTHFNSQREITEESKKACELLANAGIPLGNQMVLLNGVNNDPHTVRKLNQSLLRIRVKPYYIFHPKTVKGTSHFWVNLEEGMEIMETLRGRTSGLAIPTYIVNGSKGLGKTPVLPNYLLYIGKEKAVLRNWEGLPFEIDNKK; translated from the coding sequence ATGACAATAGAAGATTACAACATCTGCGATGAACAGGATCGTTTTATAAAGCTGGAAAAAAGCATCAAAGCATATGAAATGGCAAAGGGGTCTATAAAGACCGGAATTGAAGATTTTGAAATAGTTGAAGCTCAAAAACAGAAAATACTAAAAAAACTGAGAGGGACGGAAGAAGATTGGAAAGATTATAAATGGCAGCTTAATAGCAGGTTTGACAGCGTAGAGGACATCAGCGACATTTTGAATTTAACAGACGACGAAAAAGAAAAGATGAAAGTCGTTGGAGATAAATTCAGGTTTGCTATTTCTCCCTATTATATGTCCGTCATCAATCCGAATGATCCAAACTGCCCTGTAAGAAAGCAATCCATACCTTGTGGAGAGGAATTGGATGAATCGGGGGTGCTAGATCCTATGGACGAAGCAGGCTGGTCTCCGGAGGAACTTGTAACAAGACGATACCCGGACAGACTAATCATTAAGGTTACAAATATGTGCGGCATGTACTGCAGATTTTGTCAAAGGCGAAGAATGATCGGTGAGCATGATGTAAATGCCCCAAAGGATAAGATAAAGAAAGCCATAGATTATGTCAGAAATCATCCTGAAGTCAGGGACGTACTGGTTACTGGGGGAGATTCATTTATGCTCTCGGACAGTATGATAGATTGGCTTTTATCAGAGCTTAGAAGCATCGAACATGTGGAAATCATCCGTTTTGGAACAAGAACTCCTGTCACTTTGCCTCAAAGAATCACGCCTGAACTGGTTGAGATACTAAAAAAGTATCATCCGATATACGTAAATACTCACTTTAACAGTCAAAGAGAAATTACCGAAGAATCTAAGAAAGCTTGCGAGCTGCTTGCAAATGCAGGCATACCTTTAGGCAATCAGATGGTATTGCTAAATGGAGTCAATAACGACCCTCATACAGTAAGAAAGCTAAACCAAAGTCTATTGAGAATAAGAGTCAAGCCTTACTACATATTTCATCCCAAAACGGTAAAGGGCACCTCCCATTTCTGGGTTAACCTCGAAGAGGGGATGGAAATAATGGAAACCCTCAGAGGCAGAACTTCAGGTCTGGCAATACCCACATACATAGTAAATGGTAGCAAAGGACTTGGGAAAACTCCTGTTCTTCCGAATTATCTGCTATACATAGGTAAGGAAAAGGCAGTATTGAGAAACTGGGAAGGATTGCCTTTTGAGATAGACAATAAAAAATAA
- a CDS encoding GNAT family N-acetyltransferase, translating into MDLYIRPIQLEDAKEINNLRRMEGIMENIMGLPSETVMDSKGYIAKEDSLRHQFVAVLKKDRSNEVIVGTAGLHLNELPRKRHSATIGIMVHTEYQGMGIGKQLMNAVLDVADNWLMLTRIELEVFADNEKAINLYQKLGFNVEGVKKKAAIRNGRYADEMLMSRIREQD; encoded by the coding sequence ATGGATTTGTATATCAGACCGATTCAACTTGAAGATGCAAAGGAAATCAATAATTTAAGGCGCATGGAAGGAATAATGGAAAACATAATGGGGCTTCCATCAGAAACCGTTATGGACAGCAAAGGATATATCGCCAAGGAAGACTCTTTGAGACATCAATTCGTAGCAGTGCTTAAAAAAGATAGAAGCAATGAAGTCATAGTCGGTACAGCCGGACTTCATCTAAATGAACTGCCCAGGAAAAGACACTCTGCAACTATCGGTATTATGGTTCATACAGAGTATCAGGGCATGGGGATAGGAAAGCAGCTGATGAATGCCGTCTTAGATGTTGCCGACAACTGGCTTATGCTCACTAGAATCGAACTGGAAGTTTTTGCAGACAATGAAAAAGCCATAAATCTATATCAGAAGCTTGGCTTTAATGTGGAAGGCGTAAAGAAAAAAGCAGCGATAAGAAACGGCAGATATGCTGATGAGATGCTTATGAGCAGAATAAGGGAACAGGACTGA
- a CDS encoding GIY-YIG nuclease family protein: protein MYFVYMLRCADKTIYTGITKDIEKRIARHNAGKASKYTRARLPVEIIYWERSEDRSAASKREAQIKKMPRKDKMKLVIG, encoded by the coding sequence ATGTACTTCGTATACATGCTGAGATGTGCGGACAAAACCATATATACGGGAATAACCAAGGATATTGAAAAAAGGATAGCGCGACACAATGCGGGTAAAGCATCAAAATACACGAGAGCTAGGTTGCCGGTAGAAATAATTTACTGGGAAAGGTCAGAGGATAGATCTGCTGCGTCAAAACGTGAAGCTCAGATAAAAAAAATGCCCAGAAAAGATAAAATGAAATTAGTGATCGGATGA
- a CDS encoding cofactor-independent phosphoglycerate mutase codes for MKYVIILVDGMADYKIESLGMKTPLDVADIPAITNLAQSGEIGMVKTIPEAMSPGSDIANLSVMGYDPKIYHKGRSPLEAASMGVDLTATDVTFRCNLVTLEGDGPYESKTITDHSAGDISTEEAKILIEHLAAELETDDIKYYPGVSYRHLILWKNGPYDYDLTPPHDVLGQNIKPHLPKGPYKDIILEIMKKSYDMLKDHPVNLNRISKGLNPANSAWIWGEGKKPSLDSFKDKYGVGGSVISAVDLIQGIGVLAGLNPIKVEGATGTIHTNFDGKALAAVEALKNGDDFVYIHLEAPDECGHQGDLNGKIKSIELIDEKVVAPVFKGLKALEEPFRILILPDHRTPVALRTHTSDPVPYVLFDSNKISRKENQRFTEDSASESGNYFDSGVALANYFFKK; via the coding sequence ATGAAATACGTAATAATCCTCGTAGATGGAATGGCAGATTATAAAATAGAATCCCTCGGCATGAAAACTCCCTTGGATGTAGCCGATATTCCAGCTATTACGAACCTAGCACAAAGTGGAGAAATAGGAATGGTTAAAACAATCCCCGAAGCAATGTCTCCAGGCAGCGACATAGCCAATCTTTCAGTAATGGGTTATGACCCAAAGATATATCACAAAGGCAGATCTCCCCTGGAGGCGGCGAGCATGGGCGTAGACTTGACAGCCACAGACGTAACCTTCAGGTGCAATCTCGTTACGTTGGAGGGGGACGGCCCTTATGAATCAAAGACCATAACAGACCACTCGGCAGGCGACATTAGCACGGAAGAGGCCAAAATTCTTATAGAACATCTGGCTGCTGAGCTTGAAACTGATGATATCAAGTATTATCCCGGGGTAAGCTACAGACACTTGATTCTTTGGAAAAACGGACCTTACGATTACGATTTGACACCTCCCCACGATGTCCTCGGTCAAAACATAAAGCCACATCTGCCCAAAGGACCGTACAAAGATATAATACTGGAGATAATGAAAAAATCCTATGACATGCTTAAAGATCACCCTGTAAATCTTAATCGGATCTCAAAGGGTTTAAATCCTGCAAATTCTGCATGGATATGGGGTGAAGGTAAAAAACCTAGCCTCGATTCTTTCAAGGACAAGTACGGAGTAGGCGGATCCGTAATTTCAGCTGTTGATTTGATTCAGGGCATAGGCGTGCTGGCCGGCTTGAATCCAATTAAAGTCGAAGGCGCAACAGGAACCATTCATACCAACTTCGACGGAAAGGCTTTAGCAGCAGTAGAGGCTTTAAAAAACGGCGACGATTTTGTCTATATCCATCTTGAGGCTCCTGACGAATGCGGCCATCAAGGAGACTTAAATGGCAAAATCAAATCAATAGAGCTTATAGATGAGAAGGTTGTTGCACCTGTTTTTAAAGGTTTGAAGGCATTGGAAGAACCTTTTAGAATCCTGATACTTCCAGATCACAGAACCCCTGTTGCCCTTAGGACACATACAAGCGATCCGGTCCCTTACGTGCTGTTTGACAGCAACAAGATTTCAAGAAAAGAAAATCAGCGATTTACAGAAGATTCAGCTAGCGAATCCGGCAATTACTTCGACAGCGGAGTGGCCCTTGCCAATTATTTCTTCAAAAAATGA